The following proteins come from a genomic window of Musa acuminata AAA Group cultivar baxijiao chromosome BXJ1-7, Cavendish_Baxijiao_AAA, whole genome shotgun sequence:
- the LOC135678230 gene encoding proteasome subunit beta type-7-A-like: MARFAADAPTRGGFSFDLCQRNEMLLKKGNQLPTFRKTGTTIVGLVFEDGVILGADTRATEGPIVADKNCEKIHYMAPNIYCCGAGTAADTEAVTDMVSSQLQLHRYATGRESRVITALTLLKSHLFSYQGHVSAALVLGGVDITGPHLHTVYPHGSTDTLPFATMGSGSLAAMAVFESKFREGLTRDEGIKLVSEAICSGIFNDLGSGSNVDVCVITRGQTEYLRNHQLPNPRTYVSSRGYNFLKGHTEVLSTKITPLKSKVEAAAEVDAMEEE; this comes from the exons ATGGCTCGGTTTGCTGCAGATGCTCCAACAAGAGGTGGCTTCAGCTTTGATCTGTGTCAAAGGAATGAAATGCTGTTGAAAAAAGGCAATCAGCTTCCAACTTTTAGAAAGACTGGAACAACCATTGTTGGATTGGTCTTTGAG GATGGTGTTATACTTGGAGCAGATACAAGGGCCACTGAAGGGCCTATAGTTGCTGATAAGAATTGTGAAAAAATTCATTATATGGCACCAAATATTTATTGTTGTGGGGCAGGCACTGCTGCTGATACAGAGGCAGTAACAG ATATGGTCAGCTCTCAGCTGCAGCTTCACCGTTATGCAACTGGTCGAGAATCAAGGGTTATTACTGCCCTtacacttttgaaatcacaccTTTTCAG TTACCAAGGTCATGTTAGTGCTGCATTGGTTCTTGGTGGAGTTGATATTACAGGACCACATTTGCACACA GTATACCCTCATGGCTCAACTGACACTCTTCCTTTTGCTACAATGGGTTCTGGTTCTCTTGCTGCAATGGCTGTCTTTGAATCAAAATTCAGAGAGGGTCTTACG AGAGACGAAGGAATAAAGCTTGTATCGGAAGCTATATGCTCTGGGATATTCAATGATTTGGGAAGTGGAAGCAATGTTGATGTTTGTGTGATAACCAGA GGCCAAACCGAGTACTTACGGAATCATCAGTTGCCAAATCCAAGGACCTACGTCAGTTCAAGAGGCTATAACTTTCTCAAGGGTCATACTG AGGTACTATCTACCAAGATTACCCCATTGAAGTCGAAGGTGGAAGCAGCAGCTGAGGTGGATGCAATGGAAGAAGAGTGA
- the LOC135678229 gene encoding translationally-controlled tumor protein homolog, giving the protein MLVYQDLLTGDELLSDSFFYKEIENGMLWEVDGKWVVKGSVDVDIGANPSAEGGEDEGVDDTAVKVVDIVDTFRLQEQPPFDKKQFVTFVKRYIKLLTPKLDEEKQELFKKHIEGATKFLLSKLKDLQFFVGESMHDDGSMVFAYYKDGAVDPTFIYFAYGLKEVKC; this is encoded by the exons ATGTTGGTGTATCAAGATCTGCTTACAG GTGATGAGCTCTTGTCTGACTCATTTTTCTACAAGGAAATTGAAAACGGGATGCTATGGGAGGTTGATGGGAAG TGGGTGGTTAAAGGGTCTGTCGATGTAGACATCGGTGCAAACCCTTCTGCAGAAGGTGGAGAAGATGAAGGTGTCGATGATACTGCAGTTAAGGTGGTTGATATAGTCGACACATTTAGACTTCAG GAACAACCTCCCTTTGATAAGAAGCAGTTTGTAACTTTTGTGAAGCGTTATATCAAGTTATTGACACCTAAACTTGACGAGGAGAAACAAGAATTGTTCAAGAAACACATCGAGGGAGCTACAAAGTTCTTGCTATCAAAGCTCAAAGATCTACAATT TTTTGTGGGCGAAAGCATGCACGACGACGGAAGCATGGTCTTTGCATACTACAAGGATGGTGCAGTTGATCCAACATTTATATATTTTGCCTATGgtttgaaggaggtcaagtgctaa